CTGGCTGTGGTTGATAAAGCAACTCCGGTCAATAAAGCCTTTGCGGTCGCCGATGAGGTGCTCCAGCAGGCAACCCGCGGCATTGCCGAACTGATTACTGTCCCGGGATTGATAAATTGCGATTTTGCCGATGTCCGCACCGTGATGCTGGAGAAAGGAGGGACGCTGATGTGCACCGGCGTTGCCTCGGGCGAAAACCGCGCCGAACTGGCGGCGCAGCAGGCGCTCTCCTCGCCGCTGCTGGATAAAGTCTCTATCACCGGCGCCAAAGCGGCGCTGGTCAATATTGCCGGCGGAGAAGATTTGACCCTCTTTGAGGTCAACTCCGTCATGTCGGTCATCTACCAGGCGACCGGCTCCGAGGCGAACCTGATTGTCGGGACGGTCGTCGACCAGACTCTCAAAGACCAGGTACGAGTTACGGTCATCGCCACCGGCTTCGGTGGAGAAGTTCAGGAAGCGCTTCCGGCGGAAGAGAAAGAGACTGTCGTCTCTTCACAGCCGGCGAAAGTGATGTCGCTGTTTCCCGAGGCGTCCACTTTCCCGATGAGGAAGGCGGCGGGAGGAAATGGCGGAAACGGACGAGGAAAGATGCCCTCTTTCCAGGAGATTGACCGTCAGATACCGGCATATATTCGCAAGATTGACGAATAGAAAAAAATAAGCCCACTCGGTTCCTCCACACCAGGACCGCCGGTCACGTTACCCGGCCGGCGGTCCAAATTTTTCCATAAAATGTGGGAATTTCCCCATAAATTTATTGGTGCAGTCAGATGGCGCTGCCGATAAGTCGCTGGTGCGCAAGCAGATATCTATCTGCCTGGCAGGCACAGGGCTTGCGCTGAAATGCCCTGGCAGATTACACTTTTGCTTCAGGGAGGCAAAATGGGCTTTCGTATCTCCAATAATATCGGGGCTAACTTCATAACGTTAAACCTCAACCGGGCGTATGGCGCAATGCTCAAATCGATGGAAAAACTCTCTTCGGGTTACCGAATCAACCGCGCCTCGGATGACCCGGCCGGATTAGTCATCTCGGAGCAGATGCGCGCCCGCATTGCTTCGCTGAATCAGGAAATCGAGAATACCACCATCACGATTAACAAATATCAGACGGCCGATTCCGCCGCGCTGGAGTTGCGCCAGCAGCTGACCGAACTTCGCTCACTGGCGGTTGCCGCCGCCAACGGCGGATACAACGATGAGAACATCATTCGAGCATATCAGGCCGAGGCGGACAATATCGTGCAAAACTATAACCGCATAATTCAGAATACATCCTTCGGAACGCAAAATCTTCTCGATGGCTCCCTCGGTTCGGTGGCGCTGGTGGCGCCAATGGCGCCGGTGGACCTTTCCAGCCCGGAAGATGCCCAGGCGGCGCTCAATGCTATCGATATCGAAATATCCCGCGTGGATGCGTCACTTATTGAAATCGGGGCGACTCAAAAAAACGACCTGGAAAGCCGTCTGGCAAACCTTCGGATCGAAGTCCAGAATC
The DNA window shown above is from Candidatus Zixiibacteriota bacterium and carries:
- the ftsZ gene encoding cell division protein FtsZ; its protein translation is MSNERLKFDFDESFDVCAKIKVVGVGGAGGNAINRMIESGLSGVDFIALNTDAQVLETNRAEKKIQIGKRLTKGLGAGANPDIGKRAAEEDQEEIKEALAGADMVFVAAGMGGGTGTGASPIVAELARQHGALTVAIVTRPFMCEGLRRKGNADRGIRELKEAADNIIVIENEKLLAVVDKATPVNKAFAVADEVLQQATRGIAELITVPGLINCDFADVRTVMLEKGGTLMCTGVASGENRAELAAQQALSSPLLDKVSITGAKAALVNIAGGEDLTLFEVNSVMSVIYQATGSEANLIVGTVVDQTLKDQVRVTVIATGFGGEVQEALPAEEKETVVSSQPAKVMSLFPEASTFPMRKAAGGNGGNGRGKMPSFQEIDRQIPAYIRKIDE
- a CDS encoding flagellin codes for the protein MPWQITLLLQGGKMGFRISNNIGANFITLNLNRAYGAMLKSMEKLSSGYRINRASDDPAGLVISEQMRARIASLNQEIENTTITINKYQTADSAALELRQQLTELRSLAVAAANGGYNDENIIRAYQAEADNIVQNYNRIIQNTSFGTQNLLDGSLGSVALVAPMAPVDLSSPEDAQAALNAIDIEISRVDASLIEIGATQKNDLESRLANLRIEVQNLTASESQIRDLDFITEYSTFLRNRLVVQSAMSLLSHQNLSSQTVLKLLS